Part of the Grimontia kaedaensis genome is shown below.
AACAATTAATTATTGTGTGACGCCATAGAAAAAATTTGTATAAAAACCAGTCAGTTTTAACCATGCTTTTCTATCAGGAGCGTCGCATTACGACCTGATTGGGTCTCAATTCGGGAACAGGAGGTTGGATGATTGGCTCTACACTTGAAAAGAACACTGTTAACACTGTGTTTTATGAAGATGAACAGCAAGGATAGCCAATGGAAAACCAAGCTCAGCGTAGCGCTTTAACGGAGCAGGAGCGCGTGGTGGTGGCAGAGGCGATCAATTCGCTTAAAGCCAAACCGGGCGCGCTGTTACCTGTGTTACACCATATTCAACATCATTTGGGTTTTGTGCCTCCGGCGTCTGTGCCGATAATCGCGCATGGGCTGAATCTGTCCAATGCTGATGTGCACGGCGTGGTCAGTTTTTACCATGAGTTTCGCAATCACCCGCCGGGCGGACACATCATTCAGATTTGCCGTGCTGAATCTTGTCAGTCGATGGGCTCGCATGCGCTTGAAAAACACGTCGTCTCGAGGCTGGGCATCGGCTTCCATGAAACTACCAAAGATAACAACTTCACTCTCGAACCCGTCTACTGTCTGGGCAACTGCATGTACTCGCCGTGTGTGAGAGTCGGTGATGATATCCACGGTGAAATGAACGATGAGGCATTCGACAACCTTATTGATTCGTTGCTCACCCAAGTGATCGAGGTGAAAGTGCCATGAGTTATCGCATTTATGTTCCCCTCGATTCTTCTTCTGTTTCCCGTGGCGCTGAGAAAATCGCTCAACGTTTGGCACACAGCGCCGTCGCCATGGGTGAGTCTTTGACCATTGTCCGCAACGGTTCCCATGGCATGTTCTGGCTCGAACCCATGATTGAAGTGGAGTCGGCGCAAGGTCGTGTAGCCTTTGGTCCGGTTTTCGAAGATGACGTGGATACGCTGTTAGCACTCCGTTTCTTTGCGCCAGATGAAGCGGGCAGCGCTGCCCTTGATCATCCACTTTGTTTAGGGCTGACCTCAGAAATCCCCTGGCTGAAAAGGCAGCAACGGCTGACGTTCGAACGTGTTGGGTTTGTTGACCCCTTAGATGTTGAAGATTATCGCAGCAAAGGTGGGTTCGTCGGGCTGGAAAAAGCGCTGGGTATGAGCACCCAACAGATTCTCGACGAAGTAAAAACCTCTGGCCTTCGCGGTCGCGGTGGTGCGGCGTTTCCAACCGGCATTAAATGGCAAACCGTCTCAGACCAACCGGCAGGTCAAAAGTATGTGATTTGTAATGCAGACGAAGGTGAC
Proteins encoded:
- a CDS encoding formate dehydrogenase subunit gamma, coding for MENQAQRSALTEQERVVVAEAINSLKAKPGALLPVLHHIQHHLGFVPPASVPIIAHGLNLSNADVHGVVSFYHEFRNHPPGGHIIQICRAESCQSMGSHALEKHVVSRLGIGFHETTKDNNFTLEPVYCLGNCMYSPCVRVGDDIHGEMNDEAFDNLIDSLLTQVIEVKVP